A single genomic interval of Nonomuraea rubra harbors:
- a CDS encoding D-isomer specific 2-hydroxyacid dehydrogenase family protein, producing the protein MTAAVYVGPEPVPALIDAVRRAGARVVPLAEAEAIVYYGNDDPAEVRSMLHEGIRWVQLPHAGVERWADAGVITDHPVFTAATGSYGRPVAEHAMALMLAAARGLHRLARATTWGPNTSRELSGSTVAIIGAGGIGRALIGMLAPFECRVVAVSDSGRVPGAAEVLPRARYREALPEADYVVIAAPATPGTRGMFGTYEFELMRRDAWLVNVARGGLVVTDELVEALRAGHIGGAALDVTDPEPLPDGHPLWSLENVLITPHSANPRPAYWRGLAERVTSNVRRFRAGEPLEGVVSPARGF; encoded by the coding sequence ATGACCGCCGCTGTTTACGTCGGCCCCGAGCCCGTGCCCGCGCTCATCGACGCCGTACGCCGCGCCGGCGCCCGCGTCGTGCCCCTGGCCGAGGCCGAGGCGATCGTCTACTACGGCAACGACGACCCCGCCGAGGTGCGCTCCATGCTGCACGAGGGCATCCGCTGGGTGCAGCTCCCGCACGCGGGCGTCGAGCGGTGGGCCGACGCCGGCGTCATCACCGACCACCCCGTCTTCACCGCCGCCACCGGCTCGTACGGCCGCCCCGTGGCCGAGCACGCGATGGCCCTGATGCTGGCCGCGGCGCGCGGGCTGCACCGGCTGGCCAGGGCCACGACCTGGGGGCCGAACACGTCCAGGGAACTGAGCGGGTCCACGGTCGCGATCATCGGCGCCGGGGGCATCGGGCGGGCGCTGATCGGGATGCTGGCGCCGTTCGAGTGCCGGGTGGTGGCGGTCAGCGACAGCGGCCGGGTGCCGGGGGCCGCCGAGGTGCTGCCGCGCGCCCGCTACCGCGAGGCGCTGCCCGAGGCGGACTACGTGGTGATCGCCGCGCCCGCCACGCCGGGGACCAGGGGCATGTTCGGGACGTACGAGTTCGAGCTCATGCGGCGGGACGCGTGGCTGGTGAACGTGGCCAGAGGCGGCCTCGTCGTCACCGATGAGCTGGTCGAGGCGCTGCGCGCGGGCCACATCGGCGGGGCGGCGCTCGACGTCACCGACCCCGAGCCGCTGCCCGACGGCCACCCGCTCTGGTCGCTGGAGAACGTCCTGATCACGCCGCACTCCGCGAACCCGCGCCCCGCCTACTGGCGCGGCCTGGCCGAGCGCGTCACCTCGAACGTGCGCCGCTTCCGCGCCGGCGAGCCCCTGGAAGGGGTCGTGTCCCCGGCGCGCGGTTTCTAG